A window from Candidatus Krumholzibacteriota bacterium encodes these proteins:
- a CDS encoding C25 family cysteine peptidase, translating to MKLKHLAIICAAAFLLAGNALAKELSKNFQFSKPQIVRVSNGVILKLDGCGRTSEPGKPVIPVYRACFLLPPGETLSEIIIESEEYTLLNDSLRIAPAPYQKPIGFSSYKVPGKDKSVYALNTLYPEEKGKFVTEQIISGIHLVFVNIYPCRIIPSTGSVSYTNSVRVTVETKFINKPQPVHPQRAVSTARDKISRFIDNKEDLTVETKAIQSEGVYGDEIRFPYIIITSNELSEYFQPLADLKTDMGLKANIVTLDWIHSSFVGIDTQEKIRNFISHAYFNWEAEYILLGGDDELIPHRGLYVNAGSEIEPDIPSDLYYAALDGNWNSDGDQYYGEPGEEDLIPEVTLGRLPVNNQADIENFIAKLIAYTLQPQSEQCIKSLMLGELLWSEDSVDTWGGDYKNEVLSGSNNFDLETAGLSENFNCQTLYDKDLPLPWNETDLIPLFNGGVNLVNHLGHTGLHNAMHITENTITLLENNGTEAIPSVIYSQGCYTSAFDNRDYVGTTYSEDAIAEQFITSNGGAVAFIGNTRFGWNAPGSTCGVSQFFDRQFFDALFGESIKTIGRAFDKSRIDNIPYITYPLFRYVMYEMCLLGDPAMMIWTSEPSELSVLYDSTVPPGNNNITIETRSGFNPVSGSFVSIYKTGSNLYETAFTDKNGIAVLSPSISDTGFVQLRVKSADHYLYRDSILIDQTPDALAELEGIHIDDNSLGESFGDGDGIVESGERISIGITVSNQGSSAINDCHVTLSCNAPFTWNIDSLSDTFSLPERTCIILEKEFLIEFSTDVQDGYTVELDFNISSSDREWNSRRLLTVSSPVIKLESWATSDTLLGNGNGCVEAWEFINLTSFWTNKGSVDIPPSVLTLSMPDLENARPYKDRTELPSIPTGSTVTSNNSLSFFVKPEAPPFFEFPIILKLEKENFASHSETLLVTTCGHMIDDPVDSVSFFDHRAIVGVDGWHISGSESYSSPNSWKCGAATPEDYPNMMEAVLVSPPLCLGENSQLSFRHKIDAEAESVYPYWAEDGGIVEITTDGGDSWTAISPVYNYPCRASGSNTIFLDPYQRCYSGRTGWEYQEFDLSAFSGQVMIRFHFASNEQYGFEGWYIDDINISTERYTDIDDGEEHPPILANSLYPAYPNPFNPTTVIPFEVAEKSPVTMRIYDVSGRSIRTLVNKILPEGKHQTVWDGKDKTGRNAASNIYFCRLQIGSFTSTERLILLR from the coding sequence ATGAAACTCAAACATCTTGCGATTATTTGCGCGGCTGCTTTTCTACTCGCCGGAAACGCGCTCGCAAAGGAATTATCGAAGAATTTTCAATTTAGTAAGCCTCAAATAGTCCGGGTTTCGAATGGGGTTATACTGAAACTGGATGGATGCGGAAGAACATCCGAACCGGGAAAGCCCGTAATCCCTGTTTACAGAGCCTGTTTTCTGCTGCCCCCCGGCGAGACCCTTTCAGAGATCATTATAGAGTCTGAGGAATATACCCTGCTGAATGATTCTCTCCGGATTGCCCCCGCCCCCTATCAAAAACCAATCGGCTTCAGCTCATATAAAGTACCCGGGAAAGACAAAAGTGTCTACGCTTTGAACACACTCTACCCCGAAGAGAAGGGAAAATTCGTAACAGAACAGATAATTTCAGGCATCCACCTTGTTTTTGTAAATATATACCCCTGCAGAATAATACCATCGACAGGGTCGGTATCGTACACAAACTCTGTACGCGTCACAGTGGAAACAAAATTTATAAACAAACCTCAACCTGTTCATCCTCAAAGGGCTGTTTCCACCGCCCGCGATAAAATTTCTCGATTTATCGATAATAAAGAGGATCTAACAGTCGAGACAAAAGCAATACAGTCGGAGGGCGTTTACGGGGATGAAATCCGCTTCCCCTATATAATTATCACATCAAATGAGCTAAGTGAATATTTCCAGCCTCTGGCAGACCTGAAAACGGATATGGGATTAAAAGCGAATATCGTCACTTTAGACTGGATACATTCGTCATTTGTCGGAATCGACACCCAGGAGAAGATAAGAAACTTCATCTCGCACGCTTATTTCAACTGGGAGGCTGAATATATCCTGCTTGGCGGCGATGATGAATTGATCCCTCACCGGGGTCTGTACGTCAACGCGGGCAGTGAAATCGAGCCCGACATTCCATCCGATCTCTATTACGCGGCTCTTGACGGCAACTGGAATTCTGACGGAGATCAATACTACGGCGAACCGGGAGAAGAAGACCTCATACCTGAAGTCACCCTCGGCAGACTGCCTGTTAACAATCAAGCGGATATTGAAAACTTTATCGCTAAACTGATCGCCTATACTCTCCAACCGCAATCAGAACAATGCATAAAGTCGCTTATGCTTGGAGAGCTTCTCTGGTCTGAAGACAGTGTTGACACATGGGGCGGGGATTATAAAAATGAAGTGCTTAGCGGGTCGAACAATTTTGACCTTGAAACAGCCGGTCTATCAGAGAATTTTAATTGTCAGACACTGTATGATAAGGACCTTCCTCTGCCGTGGAATGAAACAGATTTGATACCACTCTTTAACGGCGGAGTAAATCTGGTTAATCACCTCGGCCACACCGGGCTTCATAATGCCATGCATATCACAGAGAACACCATCACACTACTTGAAAACAACGGCACAGAAGCAATACCCTCTGTCATATATTCTCAGGGATGTTATACTTCGGCTTTTGACAACAGAGACTATGTCGGAACGACATACTCAGAGGACGCGATCGCCGAGCAATTCATCACTTCGAACGGAGGCGCCGTTGCTTTTATCGGCAATACCAGATTCGGCTGGAACGCCCCGGGATCAACATGCGGAGTTTCCCAGTTTTTCGACAGACAATTCTTTGACGCTCTTTTTGGTGAATCCATAAAGACAATCGGCCGCGCTTTTGACAAATCCCGTATCGACAATATTCCATATATCACTTATCCCCTCTTCCGCTATGTTATGTACGAAATGTGCTTACTTGGCGATCCGGCTATGATGATTTGGACATCTGAACCCTCAGAACTCAGCGTGCTTTACGACTCAACGGTTCCCCCTGGAAACAACAACATCACTATCGAAACAAGATCCGGATTCAATCCCGTAAGCGGTTCTTTCGTATCGATTTACAAAACCGGTTCGAATCTATACGAAACCGCCTTCACGGATAAAAACGGAATAGCCGTTCTCTCTCCTTCTATATCCGACACGGGGTTTGTTCAGCTTAGAGTAAAATCTGCTGATCATTACCTCTACCGCGACTCGATTCTTATTGATCAAACGCCGGATGCCCTGGCAGAACTTGAAGGTATCCATATTGACGACAACTCACTCGGAGAGAGCTTTGGAGACGGAGACGGTATTGTTGAAAGCGGTGAAAGGATCAGTATAGGGATTACCGTTTCAAATCAGGGGTCATCAGCCATCAACGATTGTCACGTCACCCTCAGCTGTAATGCACCCTTTACATGGAATATTGACAGTCTAAGCGACACATTTTCTCTTCCGGAACGAACCTGTATAATTCTTGAAAAGGAGTTTCTAATCGAATTCTCCACGGATGTTCAAGACGGTTACACGGTCGAATTGGACTTTAATATCTCCTCTTCAGACAGAGAATGGAATTCACGCCGTCTCCTCACGGTAAGTTCCCCAGTTATAAAGCTTGAAAGTTGGGCTACAAGCGACACTCTTCTTGGAAACGGCAACGGATGCGTTGAAGCCTGGGAATTCATCAATCTTACGAGCTTCTGGACAAATAAAGGGAGCGTGGATATTCCGCCCTCTGTTCTCACTCTTTCTATGCCGGACCTTGAAAACGCAAGACCGTATAAAGACAGAACAGAACTTCCATCCATCCCAACGGGATCGACCGTTACTTCGAACAACAGTCTTTCCTTCTTTGTAAAACCCGAAGCGCCCCCCTTCTTTGAATTCCCGATAATCCTCAAACTTGAAAAAGAAAACTTCGCCTCTCACAGCGAAACATTGCTCGTCACGACATGCGGCCACATGATTGATGACCCCGTTGATTCTGTCAGTTTCTTCGATCATAGGGCTATCGTAGGTGTTGACGGCTGGCACATTAGCGGCAGTGAATCCTATTCCTCGCCAAATAGCTGGAAATGCGGGGCAGCAACGCCGGAAGATTATCCGAATATGATGGAAGCGGTTCTTGTCTCCCCGCCCCTCTGTCTTGGCGAGAATTCACAACTCAGTTTCCGCCATAAAATCGATGCGGAAGCCGAATCGGTTTATCCCTACTGGGCCGAGGACGGAGGAATTGTAGAAATAACAACGGACGGAGGAGATTCCTGGACGGCTATTTCTCCTGTTTATAACTACCCCTGCAGGGCGAGCGGTTCAAACACAATATTCTTAGATCCATACCAGAGATGCTATTCAGGCCGGACCGGCTGGGAATACCAGGAGTTCGATCTTTCCGCCTTCAGCGGCCAGGTTATGATCAGATTCCATTTCGCGAGTAATGAACAGTACGGATTCGAGGGGTGGTATATAGACGATATAAACATCTCAACTGAAAGATATACAGACATTGACGACGGGGAGGAACATCCGCCGATTCTTGCCAACAGCCTATACCCCGCCTACCCTAATCCATTTAACCCGACGACCGTCATTCCTTTCGAAGTTGCTGAAAAATCGCCTGTGACTATGAGGATTTACGACGTATCGGGGCGTTCAATCCGGACATTGGTCAACAAGATTCTTCCCGAGGGGAAACATCAAACCGTATGGGACGGAAAAGACAAGACCGGCAGAAACGCTGCCAGTAATATATATTTCTGCAGATTACAAATCGGTTCATTTACCTCTACGGAGCGGCTTATTCTACTTCGCTGA
- a CDS encoding iron-sulfur cluster assembly scaffold protein has translation MKDLNWVYTENVKDHFMNPRNVLEDLDSYEHDGYGKTGNVKCGDEMLFVIKVDSEKQIITDCKWKTYGCASAIATTSKLSELVIGMSLEDAYKISPKDIVEELGGLPDNKIHCSVIGDKALRAAIDDYYRRNNMEDKIEKEETRIVCECMNVSEHEIEDAVLEGARSYQRIQEMTKAGTVCGECKDDVIKVMNKYLRLHFDSPGT, from the coding sequence ATGAAAGATTTAAACTGGGTTTACACAGAAAATGTAAAAGACCACTTCATGAATCCTCGGAATGTATTAGAAGACCTCGACTCCTATGAACATGACGGATACGGAAAAACCGGGAACGTTAAATGCGGCGATGAGATGCTTTTCGTGATCAAGGTTGACAGCGAAAAACAGATTATCACAGACTGCAAGTGGAAAACTTACGGCTGCGCGAGCGCTATTGCCACTACTTCTAAATTATCGGAGCTTGTAATCGGAATGTCACTGGAAGACGCGTACAAAATTTCTCCGAAAGATATCGTTGAAGAGCTGGGAGGGCTTCCAGACAACAAAATCCACTGCTCTGTTATCGGAGACAAGGCACTCAGGGCTGCGATAGACGATTACTACCGCCGCAATAACATGGAAGATAAAATAGAAAAAGAGGAAACCAGAATCGTATGTGAATGTATGAACGTTTCAGAACACGAGATAGAGGATGCTGTTCTGGAGGGAGCCCGGAGTTATCAAAGAATTCAGGAAATGACAAAAGCGGGAACGGTTTGCGGCGAATGCAAGGATGATGTGATAAAAGTTATGAATAAATATTTGAGGCTCCATTTTGACTCACCCGGAACTTAG
- a CDS encoding aminotransferase class V-fold PLP-dependent enzyme produces the protein MYIKKNTPFCPMIHGGHQEKGRRAGTENSLGIIAFAKAIEMRKAEMDEEAKRLIRFKSILREGIKDNIPDIKFIGHPTESIPGTLNVSFAGVEGESIMLYLDLEGIAVSTGSACSSGSLGASHVILATGVPEEFANGSIRISLGRGTTKKDIEYTLEAFTKIIPKLRKISSRY, from the coding sequence TTGTACATCAAAAAGAACACCCCCTTCTGCCCGATGATACACGGGGGCCACCAGGAAAAAGGAAGAAGAGCTGGAACAGAAAACAGCCTTGGTATTATTGCATTTGCCAAAGCGATAGAGATGAGAAAAGCAGAAATGGATGAGGAAGCGAAACGACTGATTAGGTTTAAATCGATACTCAGAGAGGGGATCAAGGATAACATCCCCGACATTAAATTCATCGGCCATCCCACTGAATCTATCCCCGGGACTCTGAATGTTTCTTTCGCAGGAGTAGAAGGTGAATCAATTATGCTGTACCTGGATCTTGAAGGGATTGCTGTTTCAACGGGGTCGGCGTGTTCTTCCGGTTCACTCGGAGCTTCACATGTCATCCTCGCGACCGGGGTCCCTGAAGAATTTGCCAATGGATCGATCAGGATAAGTCTGGGCAGAGGGACAACCAAAAAAGATATCGAATACACTTTAGAAGCTTTTACCAAGATCATTCCAAAATTGAGAAAGATTTCTTCTCGCTATTAA